From one Trifolium pratense cultivar HEN17-A07 linkage group LG1, ARS_RC_1.1, whole genome shotgun sequence genomic stretch:
- the LOC123894672 gene encoding uncharacterized protein LOC123894672 encodes MRHNPTLFTGGYAPDAAVKWVEEVEIFEELCAFSPHYNTVDAEEAKCVKFESGLRPDIKHLIGFSQIRDFATLVDKCRICDDDGKAKTNYYKAMSDKRGRGQDRGKPYGDKGKKVVENSGGKKRGGGQCYKCGELGHKSYECPKKVDKCFNCGRLGHKSDVCQVKVTCFNCGEEGHKSPMCKKPKKTMGKVFALSGDDADQGDNLIRGTCFIYNTHLIAIIDTGATHSFISVDCMKRLSIPVSEMSGRMEIETPANGSVTTRLVCRDCPVTVFGRHFGMDLVCIQLSGIDVIFGMNWLIFNRVHINCCEKTVVFPKPEESLHLMSKKEVVESLKEPVEVYALFASLKMEGEVKVEELPVVCEFPDVFPEDVSDVPPKREVEFTIDLVPGTSPISMAPYRMSASELNELKKQLEELLEKKFIRPSVS; translated from the exons ATGAGGCATAATCCGACACTTTTCACTGGAGGCTATGCTCCAGATGCTGCTGTCAAGTGGGtagaggaagttgagatt tttgaAGAACTTtgtgcgtttagtccacactacaacaccgtgGACGCTGAGGAGgctaagtgtgtcaagtttgaaagtgggttgcgcccggacatcaagcatcttatcggattttctcaaatccgagactttgcaactttggtggataaatgccgtatttgtgatgatgatggaaaggccaagactaactactacaaggccatgagtgacaaaagaggaagaggtcaagaccgtgggaagccCTATGGTGACAAGGGGAAGAAAGTTGTTGAGAATAGTGGGGGAAAGAAGAGAGGTGGTGGACAATGCTACAAGTGTGGTGAGTTGGGTCATAAGTCTTATGAGTGCCCAAagaaggtggacaagtgttttAATTGTGGGAGATTGGGACACAAGTCGGATGTGTGTCAAGTGAAAGTgacttgtttcaattgtggcgaagagggtcacaagagtcctatgtgcaagaagccgaagaagactatgggaaaggtgtttgccttgagtggagatgatgcggatcagggagataatctcattagaggtacgtgtttcatctataacactcatttaattgcgattattgatacgggagcaacacattcttttatatccgttgattgcatgaagcgtcttagtatacctgtgtctgaaatgtctggtcgtatggaaatagaaactcctgctaatggttctgtaactacccgtctcgtatgtcgtgactgtcccgtaaccgtgtttggtagacactttggaatggacctagtgtgtatccaacttagtggAATAGATGTTATTTTTGGTATGAACTGGTTGATATTTAATCGAGTCCATATCAATTGTTGCGAGAAGACCGTTGTATTTCCTAAACCGGAGGagagtttgcatttgatgagtaagaaggaagtagtagagtcgttgaaggaacctgtagaggtgtatgcgttgtttgcatccttgaagatggaaggtgaagttaaggtggaagagttaccggttgtttgtgaatttcccgatgtatttccggaagacgtgtcagatgtaccgccgaagagagaagtagagtttacgatcgatttggtacctggtactagtccgatatctatggcaccgt
- the LOC123896532 gene encoding uncharacterized protein At4g04775-like, with translation MKNVVKFETSPLLSKREVSWKGSVSSVDTYESVATPTCKCGKKCILYISKTSKNPNTHFFRCPYFKQQRPHCNYFVQKDKFLESQTTMVELQSKPTMVELLEAKINQLEKDVKVMKIKIENDIEVKINQLEKNMEVKIKQFEWDMEVTKTQIIEMQVKMEDVKNWKRCVKAVGVVIVIWLYPFIFGSKKRLSK, from the exons ATGAAGAATGTTGTTAAGTTTGAGACTTCACCATTACTCTCGAAACGTGAAGTGAGTTGGAAGGGAAGTGTTTCAAGTGTTGAtacttatgaaagtgttgctACTCCTACATGCAAATGTGGGAAAAAGTGTATCCTATACATCTCAAAGACATCTAAAAATCCTAACACACACTTCTTTAGGTGTCCTTATTTTAAG cAACAAAGACCGCATTGTAACTACTTCGTGCAAAAGGATAAATTTCTTGAGTCACAAACTACAATGGTTGAGTTGCAGTCAAAACCTACAATGGTTGAGTTGCTTGAAGCCAAGATTAATCAATTGGAGAAAGATGTGAAAGTTATGAAAATTAAGATAGAGAATGATATTGAagtcaaaattaatcaattagAGAAAAATATGGAAGTCAAAATTAAGCAATTTGAGTGGGATATGGAAGTCACTAAAACTCAAATAATTGAAATGCAAGTGAAGATGGAAGATGTAAAAAATTGGAAACGATGTGTAAAGGCAGTAGGGGTTGTGATTGTAATTTGGTTATATCCTTTTATATTTGGGAGTAAGAAAAGATTGTCTAAGTAG
- the LOC123894700 gene encoding BTB/POZ domain-containing protein At5g03250-like — MALLKLGSKSDDIFRREGQTWLCTTGLASDVTIEVGETSFFLHKFPLLSRSGLLKKLFADSSNEDGSSSSLQLHDVPGGDKTFEMITKFCYGVKLEITPLNVVRLRCAAEHLQMNEKYGEGNLVEVAETFLNEVFSNWTDSIKVLQTCEEVKPYAEDLRIVSRCIDSLTIKACSEDILCSETKSQASSDDWWYEDLCLLSLPLYKRLIVSIESKGMKPENVAASLIYYLRRFIPMMNRQSSFNDKTSVSQGTTPSRGSEATQRALLEEIVGLIPNKKCVTPSKYLLRLLKTAMILHASSSCIENLEKRIGSQLDQVELVDLLIPNMGYSVETLYDIDCFQRIIDHFMSMYQPSTTAATSPLCIAEEGSLIGGVDALTPMTIVANLLDAYLAEVALDVNLKLPKFQALAASIPDYARPLDDGLYHAIDIYLKAHPWLIDSEREQFCRLMNCQKLSLEASTHAAQNERVPLRVIVQVLFFEQLRLRTSISSWLFVSDNLENTQGGNLGFTRSNGNGQVDPTQGGENLRDRVSELEKECSNIKNELKKLVKTKRGWSIFPRIFFRKNSS, encoded by the exons ATGGCATTGTTGAAGCTTGGATCCAAATCTGATGATATATTTCGTCGTGAAGGACAAACATG GCTTTGTACAACTGGACTTGCAAGTGATGTTACCATTGAAGTAGGGGAAACATCTTTTTTTCTCCACAAG TTCCCATTGCTTTCTAGAAGTGGATTACTAAAGAAACTCTTTGCCGATTCCTCCAACGAAGATGGGTCAAGTTCTTCTTTGCAACTTCATGATGTACCTGGTGGAGACAAAACATTTGAGATGATAACAAAATTTTGCTACGGTGTAAAACTAGAAATCACACCATTAAATGTTGTTAGACTAAGATGTGCAGCAGAGCATTTACAGATGAATGAAAAATATGGTGAAGGGAACTTAGTAGAAGTAGCAGAAACGTTTCTCAACGAAGTTTTTAGCAATTGGACAGACTCAATAAAAGTTCTTCAAACATGTGAAGAAGTTAAACCATATGCAGAAGATCTTCGCATTGTTTCAAGATGCATTGATTCCTTGACCATCAAGGCATGTTCTGAGGATATTTTGTGTTCTGAAACTAAGTCACAAGCTTCAAGTGATGATTGGTGGTATGAAGATTTGTGTTTGTTAAGTTTACCTTTATATAAAAGACTTATTGTATCAATCGAATCAAAAGGTATGAAACCCGAGAATGTTGCTGCATCATTAATATATTATCTTAGAAGATTTATACCTATGATGAATAGACAATCAAGTTTCAATGACAAAACTAGTGTTAGTCAAGGGACAACACCAAGTAGAGGGTCAGAAGCAACTCAAAGGGCACTATTGGAAGAAATTGTAGGGTTGATTCCTAATAAAAAATGTGTCACACCATCAAAATATCTCCTTAGGTTGTTAAAGACAGCTATGATCTTACATGCAAGTTCATCATGCATTGAAAATTTAGAGAAAAGGATTGGTTCTCAGCTAGATCAAGTTGAACTTGTTGATCTTTTGATTCCAAATATGGGATACTCAGTTGAGACACTTTATGATATAGATTGTTTTCAAAGGATTATTGATCATTTTATGTCAATGTATCAGCCTTCAACTACAGCAGCAACTTCCCCTTTATGTATAGCTGAAGAGGGGTCTTTGATAGGTGGAGTTGATGCATTGACACCTATGACAATTGTGGCTAATTTGTTGGATGCTTATCTTGCTGAAGTGGCTCTTGATGTTAATTTGAAGTTGCCTAAGTTTCAAGCTCTTGCTGCTTCAATTCCTGATTATGCTAGGCCATTGGATGATGGTTTATATCATGCTATTGATATATACCTTAAG GCACATCCATGGCTGATAGATTCTGAAAGGGAGCAATTTTGCAGACTCATGAATTGCCAAAAGCTCTCATTAGAAGCAAGCACACATGCTGCACAAAATGAAAGAGTACCGCTAAGAGTAATAGTGCAAGTCCTATTTTTTGAACAACTTAGACTTCGTACATCAATTTCTAGTTGGTTGTTTGTTTCAGACAATCTTGAGAACACACAAGGTGGAAACCTTGGATTCACAAGAAGTAATGGAAATGGTCAAGTGGACCCTACACAAGGTGGTGAAAACTTGAGGGATCGTGTATCAGAGCTAGAAAAAGAATGTTCAAACATTAAAAATGAGCTTAAGAAGCTTGTTAAAACTAAGAGAGGTTGGAGCATTTTTCCAAGAATTTTCTTTAGAAAAAATTCCTCCTAG